CAGTTTCAGAATTCCGGGTCTGAAGATTCAGACGTGTGTGATAAAGGTAAAGAAAATCGCCTGCAGAAGCCTGAAAGGGCGCGGTGTCAACTCAGGATTGCGGGTTGTGTATGCCTATTACAAAGAAGAACAGAAAATTGTATTTGTTGAAATCTATCATAAAAGCGAAAAGGGGAATGAAGACAGGGAGAGGATAGAAAAAAATTTTAAATAGAAAAAAGTAGCATATGGCAAATTTCCATGAACATCAAAGAAAAGGAGCGATAACCGGCTGTTTAACTGGTGCAGGCTGCTATTTTTTCTTCCATTTCAAGGAGAAAGAGAAAAATCCTGAAAAAAAATTCAATGTACTTGAGCTACTAGGTTGTACAACGTTGGGAGGGATAACAGGTGCTGTTGCAGGTGTTCTTCCTGACAAACTTGAACCGGCCAGTAATCCAAATCATAGAAAGTTTTTTCATAGTGCTATTTTTTGTTTCATAGTAAGCTGGCTTACCTTAAAAATAGTTCAAAAACACGAAGCAAGCCTCTTTGTTAAAGTGCTTGCTTTAGCAGGATTGACAGGATGCGTAACCCATATCGCACTGGATAGCAAAACCCCAAAGTCAGTTCCATTAATTCCGAAGTTAGATTAGACCCGGTAAATTAGAAACGCAGGCGAACAAAGACACCACGGTTTGGCCCAGAGGGCAGGCATACGGAATAAACCTTACCATACAAAAGATAAACAAACCGTTAAACACATTGCTGCATTAAAATGCGCAATGTGGATTGACTGTTCCGGGAAGATTATACTTTATGCTGACCGAGTTGGATTAACGTTTCTTTTATTTTGTTTTCGTAATCCTGTTTCGAAATCTGGCCTTCAGTGGCTTTGATTTCTATGGTGATTTTATTGAATTTTGTTTGAAGGTAAGTGAGCATACGCATTACGTCGGATGCTTTTCCTTTGGGAACCTCGATTGTTTCATTTATTGCATCAAGGTTGGCCGTATAAGCATTCAGTTGCTCTTCTGCGATGGTGAGAGACGGCTCATTTTCTGGCTTTGCTTTTACAGCACTCGCTGCCAGAGTACCTGTGCCAGTTGCTTTTTCCTGATTTTTCTGGGCAATACAGATTTCTTCTTTAATGATAATTTCATTATCACTGAATCCAACTTCGGTATCTTCCTTAAAATAGCGGCAAACGGGTTTGTCTGCTTCCAGTTCGCCCAGACCAAAAATGCCTTTTGCAACACCTTCGGCAATAGCTTTCTGTAAAACACTCTTTTCCCTGATTCGCGGTTCACCGGGTGAACGAAACCCCGCCTGAAGGATTTGCAGGGTTGAAACAAACGGCTTATTAGCCAGATACCGTTCCTTAATCACCAGCGGTACTATCTGCTCCAGAATCTCTCCGTCGGAACGAAGTTTGTCGTATATTTCCTGGTCTATTGACTTTTGTTCTCCATAGGTGGGGATTCCCAGATCTTCCTGTTTGTAGCCGTTTTTTGAGGGAATGGCAATAAACCGGTAGAACCTCCTTATGGCATCTTTCAGTTCCGATTCCAGTTTTTTCAGTTCGTTTCTGATTCCTTTGCGCTGCTCTTCAGAAAGTGGCAAAGTGCTGTCATTTTCTATAGCCTGATAGGCTTTGTAACGTCTCAGCTGGGTTAAAAAACTTCCTCTTTCATTATCGTTGGGGAAAAGAAAAAATACCGTATTGCAGTTCACCCGTGCGCTCATTCCTTTGTTTCTGAGGATGGAGTCTAAAACTGTTTTTTTCCCGGCATTAAGGATGATCAGTTTCAGGTCTTCGGTATCGGGTATGGATGCATGATCTTCTTCCCATATAAATACTTTAAATTTAGTATTTTGAATATTCTGTTTAAGTAGTTCTTTTTCAAATGCACACAGGTCTTCCTCCTTAATATTTTCCATTTTTGTAAGGACGATGCGGTTGATATTGGGCTGGTTGGAGAAAAAGTACTTATCGCTCTGAAGCTGGAAGTAGAAGAGTCTCCCCTTGAGTTGTTCAACTGCTTCGGCCACAACGCTGGAAGGATTATCGGGGGTGGTAGCCGAGCGTTTGATTTCTGTAAGAGTGGTTCCTTTCTCGGTACCGCCTGAGAAAGAGTACATAAAGATGGTGGTGGCGGCCCGGGTTGCCAGTCGCAGGCCCTTGTATGCATCGCCCAGATTCATATCCACTTTTTTGCTGCCTGCTTCAGCATCGGTGATATCCTGAGCGATTACGCTGTTGTATTCGGTGCCGATGTGCTTCAGCAGTTCCTGACGTATTTCCTGACGGGCAAGATTGAAATCCGCAAGACTTATATAGGGAATATGCTTATCTTTTAATTCGGAAATGACAAGCGAGAGCAAACGGAGCACGCCCCTGGTTCGCTGGAAATTCGGAAAACTTCCCCAACGGTGATACAGAATATCAATCACTTCAGGTAAAAACGGATAGGAATCGATAAACCGGTTGCGGTATTCCGA
Above is a genomic segment from Bacteroidales bacterium containing:
- a CDS encoding ATP-binding protein; translation: MNAFHAIAIPHKDILEGRLTMDIFAADLWEAFHNRGPEEYKDPVTFFRKTYMTEGLENLLGIIQKRVEGKGGDPTIQIQTPFGGGKTHSLIAIMHKAQEWKAKRVVVVGTNLSASDTIWSVLEKQLTGKNEHLTGLTSPGKDKLKSLLQAHQPLVILMDELLEYATKAAGIKVQESTLSAQTMAFMQELTETASTLDKTCLVITLPSSIIEHYDQAAEHLYSQLQKVAGRVEKIYTPVQESEIAKVIRRRLFSSLNEKEARQVINNFMEYAQKEGILPPGTEPSEYRNRFIDSYPFLPEVIDILYHRWGSFPNFQRTRGVLRLLSLVISELKDKHIPYISLADFNLARQEIRQELLKHIGTEYNSVIAQDITDAEAGSKKVDMNLGDAYKGLRLATRAATTIFMYSFSGGTEKGTTLTEIKRSATTPDNPSSVVAEAVEQLKGRLFYFQLQSDKYFFSNQPNINRIVLTKMENIKEEDLCAFEKELLKQNIQNTKFKVFIWEEDHASIPDTEDLKLIILNAGKKTVLDSILRNKGMSARVNCNTVFFLFPNDNERGSFLTQLRRYKAYQAIENDSTLPLSEEQRKGIRNELKKLESELKDAIRRFYRFIAIPSKNGYKQEDLGIPTYGEQKSIDQEIYDKLRSDGEILEQIVPLVIKERYLANKPFVSTLQILQAGFRSPGEPRIREKSVLQKAIAEGVAKGIFGLGELEADKPVCRYFKEDTEVGFSDNEIIIKEEICIAQKNQEKATGTGTLAASAVKAKPENEPSLTIAEEQLNAYTANLDAINETIEVPKGKASDVMRMLTYLQTKFNKITIEIKATEGQISKQDYENKIKETLIQLGQHKV
- a CDS encoding metal-dependent hydrolase produces the protein MANFHEHQRKGAITGCLTGAGCYFFFHFKEKEKNPEKKFNVLELLGCTTLGGITGAVAGVLPDKLEPASNPNHRKFFHSAIFCFIVSWLTLKIVQKHEASLFVKVLALAGLTGCVTHIALDSKTPKSVPLIPKLD